aacataaatttaggatgttagattttcctttcattaatttaaatggcacgcttaattatttggcaattttaaatttcgaattttataaataaaaaaaacacaaaaatcatcatgcacatGGCATATAGAATTAGGAAATTCTTTGTACATCATTGCATATCATGATAAAATTGAGTGTTTCATTTTAAGCttagatttattttttagataggttgcatcttaggttagagattgctaagttaagataatatattAGTTTAAATTATGGTTTAGCATGatctaatccttaatataagttggatagaattttaatctagctagataatttttgcatttttcttaatttcaaatttcagggaaaataccaaaaagattgcctttagaataaatcaatttcattctttagtatagattgcattttatttatgtcatatagtttgggttatattgccatgccatatcattacatgttagattaatagcattgcattgcatgtaaGATTAGATTCTcgttaattaaagaaaaaagaatttgcgtgttaattagaaatcatatctaggactgtcaatgtgaattttgatataacattgcagatgctttcgttgtcatgaggtaagtcctgcaatttattcactgctttatctgggtgttaaattggtggtttgcgcacctgcatgatcacctcatatgttaaggaataaattaaaatcaattcgagctacctgcaaatattttttcgaaaatgaaagagaaaggtaccgaaagggcattagagaaatctagcataatcaagttcCCGAACTCTCAAATCTCTAGTTtgtaaaagtaaagtaaatctcatgttactttacttgggtttctaatcgacccaccaaaaatagattagtagcgactcttgattaaaaacattttgcatgttaagaatttgaacctaagtcgcgaattggtataggcctgggagagtccgagctaagtttagacttagtagtccattaaccaaactttaggtggttcacccaaaattttggtcgcgacacaATTGTATGTGTAATTTCATTAGTAAGtcaatttcatttcctttgtgtaaaaaatattttacaccAATGGTGCTCCTCGTATTTATCATTGTTCAGATTCCTATAAAGTTCGAAAGAAATagtttcaaaaaatagagagcaaatttctttttccataaaGTTGAAACAAAATCCTTTCTAGCATCAACAtcgtcacgccccgatcctcgagcacatacccatccctcgatggtcgataaaaaaatttggaacgagttgccaaccctttctttttattgcatatgcgaaaacaaaaacaaatctCCTAACAGTAACcatcttgggatagaaaaacaagacaacagattcacaaacaaaacatgcttttataaatcAACTAAGTCCAGTACAAAAGTTAACAaccaaaagacttcaaaagaccaGCTCTCAAAGAAACTGTCTTATCTGACCCATACCTCAGATCTCCTTAGCTAGGCTCCAGGTCCTCTACTCTACAATCCTGAAAAGTTAAAGCTCACGACGGGGTTAGATATAAATCTCAATGAGTTCACGCcttaaaccccaattaggagggtaatatgcCTAGAGGCATCCTAACCATATAATCATGCAACCACAGAGACTTCCCTCGTCTCAGATCCTCCATACACGTTAGTATAATTTATATAACACAGAAGTGCAATGATAACACTTGATCAAATGGAGTGTCTCAAATCACATTTCCATCAATCACCACATCTCAGTTGATCATATATTCCAATTGATCACTGTTACATAGGCACGACCTATCATGCATTTCAATTGATAATAGTCACATAGGTACGATTTAACCTCACACAGCGGATCTAACCATCACATAGTGAGTTTATCCGTCACACAACGGGTTTATCCGTCACATATCGGGTTTATCCGTCATATAGCGGATCTAACTGACACGCAATGGATCTATCCGTCACACATCGGATCTATCCGTCGCATAGCTAGGCGTCGTCTCGCCCCATTGAGCACAATAACGTCTACCTCAAGACGGCTTTCCATATAAAAGCATCGTTCACTTGACACAAAGCGGGAGATGAATTCTCttaattaacacacaatcattcaattttagAATAAGTAACCCAATTtccaatcaatactcaatttgcacaaattgcCACtaaattgcagaaattaaccacaccattgcaatcagcacgtaATTCAGGTCATCGgctatctcggtctaatttctagaaaatattaaataatgaataaattacaaaataattaaataaatgcaattaagtaaatagataaattgccattaattaaattgaactacttaattaacctaaccatgcaGGCACCTGAACAATCAGGTCAACTTTAGCCTCCTTCATATAGAACTCCAAAAccccattttaaaaataaacttggcacctattttttcttttttcaaaccctccaaaataaattcatacggggtcccgtatttgaaattaacccGCCAAACTTTGCACACACCTCATACAAAACCCCATCattttattgagcacataaaacttggcgtccaaacccgacaccatatttcttttctaatttcttttccaaccacCCTCTTTTGAGAACAAACCTTAGTAacccctcttcttttcttttttttttttgttccaaacgtttagaaataaattcataagtgCTCACGTACTCAAAGTTAATCCGTCAccgtcaaactttgcatgcACCTAGTTTagaacctcattgttttatgggcaaataagttttggtgtccggacccgacacctcatttattttttatttaatagtcCAATGGGTCACTTTTTGCAATAGTAATAAATTACTAACAAAGAGCAATCCACCATATGACCTCACACATAAGTTCTCAACATGCCACAAGTCCACCACATCACTAAATACACCTTATTTAGCAAGCACAATATCAAGAACAATCACAAAACCATAACCGATTCTAATTGGCAGAAATCGGGCCACTCGcgcgtctccaagtttaaatcaAGAAACCTACCCGAAAAAGctcagaaaattttcaaatttgaatatattgtaAAGAACACCtaaatgaacatttttcatgcagaCATATTAACCTAGATCCTTCTAGATTCGTCCAAGTAAATCGCTCAATCTAGTACCAAAAATTGGGTCCGCTTCCAGAAAGTCTATTTTccgaaatcagtttggttcaagGTCCAAAAAATGTCTGTTttatctgaaatttgagtatgttaaattagaagatgtgaaaaacaacttttgtaaagaaactattttgaaatttaaactcTAAGAGTTAATAAAAACCCCTAGAATCCCGAAATTTCACAAATTCCAACACAGTCTGAGACTTTTTTTTACAAATGACAGAGCTGATAtatcattcttttaaatccctaaaaatcttgagaaaaatgtATGTCATAGCTGAAGATGTCTAAAACCTTTCTCAAGAAGGAATCAACTTCAAATTCGCAACTCATTTCGATCTACAAAGATGGCAAATGACAAGGGTCCAAAGATCTAAATTGTAGAAAATCCACTGATTTGGACTAATCCATCTTAAAGGTGTtaatctcactaattagattaacactaatcaattctaagactaatctaaccattctaaaTTATCACAAATCCATTCTTAAGCTAATTTAACCAACccttaaatataattaatctcATAAGTAAGGTTTAGTGaataaactcaccagtttagcGGTCCGGTGAGTCCACGGTGACGGCGGCACGAAGGCGACCAAGACCCCTATCTTCGGCGGCTCCAAAGGAGACCCAGATGAGGTTGAAAACAGCCAACAAGCTTGCTGCTTGAGCTAGGAAACCAATTCTCAGCTGAGCTGGGCGAACCAGCTGCTGGTCATTAGCATTGGCTGGGCATGGGGCTGCTCTACTGCTGGAGTTGGAATGCTGAACAGTGGCTTGCGGGTTGAGCGGCACGAGGAGCTGGTCGCGGTTGCTAGCCTTGCTGCCCTTATTGGACTGGCTGCTGGAATTGCTGGCTTGCGgcaacaaaacaaaaggaaagggcCTGGTGAAGGAGAGGGACGTGAGGTGAGAGTTTGCTGGGTTGAAGTGTTGCTGGTGTGACTGAAATTGGAGGCTGTGGCAGCCGAGTGTGAAGCTTTGTTGGATGCTGGCATTATATGGTGGGGTGAGGGCTAGTGACGTGAAGGGGTGAAGAAACGTGAGATGGAGAGAGTGGAGGGGAAGAAAGATGAACACGTGAAAGGGAAATGGAGTGGgcagaagatgaaaagaaaggaGGGGCTGTTCTATCGAGCGCGGGGGGGCTGAATGTGAAAatagagagggggagagagagagacccattTAGTCAAGGGAAAATATCCTATGTCATGATTAAAATGCCACAAAAGTCTTCTTATGCTCATCTTCTTGTCCTCAATTACTTTCTTGAGCCTAATATCCCaaatgtcgcgacctaaattttcagatGTATTATCTAAAATTTGGTTAATGAATTACTAAGCTTAACTTAACTTTGGTttttccaagcccataccaattcacgacttaggttcaaatatctAGCATGCAAAAAGAGCcgtcactaatcagtttatggtaggtcgattagacacctaagtaaaataatgagagaattatttcacttctacaaaccagagattttagatacggggacttgattacgttagatttgGCTAACGTCATTTCaatacctttttcttttattttgaaaaatgcttgGCAAtcaacttgaattaattttaatttatctccctaacatgtgaggttatcatgTAGGTgtacaaaccaccaatttaacactaaaaaaaacaaataaaaaaatgcaaaatttacctcatagcaacgaaagcatctgtaaTGTTAAATCGGAATTCACATcaactatatgaatgagtaaatgcaatgcttctaatctaatatgaaatgatatggcatgtcaATAGgtcataaactatatgaatgagtaaaacttttttgtgatttcttaatgaacatgcaacaATTAAAGATgtaatctaaattaaccaaaatgacctaatcttaatgacatgtaatttctaattaaataaacctagcaacaattactaaatggcgtgcatttcatgaacctaattcctTATggcgtgcacatgattttttatttttttaataagaacaTGTAATTTATCtaggagaaattatttaaacctataattaataaacatacaatgacgtgcaaagaatgccataattctacatgatatatgcatgatgattttttttgtttgttttttctaaaattcgaaatttaaaattgtcaaataatgaaacatgcaatctaagtttaaaataaaactagcatcctaaattgatttttttggattttttattttttcaaaattcggaataaaatccctattctaaatatgcaagataacaaaaaaaaattataaaaaaacttaatcttaatttcagcattttttattttttattttacgaaaaataaaattaattcaatcaacACCACAACAAATCGGACAAGATAGATTAATATCCATAAATTGGTGAAccggttggccaattttaaaattaaatcacgaATTGAATCTTGGacgtgagattggattgtcgatttttgtaagaaattgtgagtcggatttcgagcgcAAAAGTGGACcatcaatccctaatttaagGGACTAATTCATGTCGTAATCCCAATCATACATtattacactaaaaaaaaaaatactataaaagacataaagataataataaaaacataataaataaataaaactacctaatgtattttttttttttttttcttttgctttccaaCCAAGGGCAGTGCTCGTGGTGGCTGGTCACCGTCAGTCCGGCGAGGGCGTCgcggtcggagctccggcgaaggtcCGGCGAGGGGCAGCAGCGCGCGGCAAGGGAGCAGCAGCAGATCGGCGTTCGGGTGTTTCGGGTCTGCTGGCGTCAGTCACTGGCAGAAACGAACAGGGCAGAGGGCAACGCCGGGTCGTCGGATCGCTGGGTCTGTGGCGTCGGGTCGCTGATCGGAGGTCGCGGTGGTCGGATCTAGCTGCAGGAGCGGAGCAAAGCGAGCACGGTGGTGCGGCGCGGTGCAGGGATGCGGGCTCGCAGGCGAGAGTTCCGGCGAGATGGGACAGCGACGACTTCGTGGGTCCGGGGCAGATCTGCTGGACGTCGGAGCAGGAGCGTCGCGGGTGGAGGCTCGAGCAGAGGCGGTGGCGCTGCAGGTCGCAACAAAACCGGCGGCTCCGGCACGGGCTGCAGCGGCTTCGTGGCTCAGGTGAAGAGGCAGGCGCTCGGGCTGCTGCAGGGGCGGCAGAGACCGACGAAGGCTCGAGCCCGGCTTTGGCGGTTGGCAACGACAGCAAACGGGGGCGTCGCGGGTC
This genomic stretch from Eucalyptus grandis isolate ANBG69807.140 chromosome 3, ASM1654582v1, whole genome shotgun sequence harbors:
- the LOC120292110 gene encoding predicted GPI-anchored protein 58; the protein is MWRQERERISKKGRRALFFFPGGLVYRLPCFTFCPPEATFAARLFFASPAPVAAPPDAASPFRHPIPPAICSSTTTPPCASSSRPAATERPTEPLPPRQIGTPCSRRRRRQSLLPSPPSERCHLHLRAPAETRDAPVCCRCQPPKPGSSLRRSLPPLQQPERLPLHLSHEAAAARAGAAGFVATRDAPAPTSSRSAPDPRSRRCPISPELSPASPHPCTAPHHRARFAPLLQLDPTTATSDQRPDATDPAIRRPGVALCPVRFCQ